The Kwoniella mangroviensis CBS 8507 chromosome 1 map unlocalized Ctg02, whole genome shotgun sequence genome window below encodes:
- a CDS encoding leucine-tRNA ligase, with amino-acid sequence MAATINQDAKAGSVVVMEKTDKRDYLIALESSAQESWNSAQSFEANPPPLPEGIKSYQDFFESGQSMEELQKKYPKWFGTFPYAYMNGSLHLGHAFTISKIEFAAGFERMRGKKVLFPVGYHATGMPIKAASDKLIREMEMFGEDFSGYKEDVEESNDNAVPVPTTTALPAKSLESTDPSKGKKGKLNAKSTGLTYQFQILELIGVPRDELKKFADPYYWLNYFPPIAKQDLTGLGARVDWRRQFLTTDANPYYDSFVRWQMNTLYQQGKVKFGKRYTIYSPKDGQPCMDHDRQSGEAVNPQEYTAVKMEVLEWGPEVSNEVKQAVGGKKVWMVAATLRPETMYGQTNCFVGPNLKYGLFESAHNELFLITERAARNMAFQGIFEGESGRVAKVADVVGSELLGTKVSPPFGVAKEVYVLPMEGVLATKGTGVVTSVPSDSPDDYRTLMDLRKKAEMYKIKPEWAAVDPIPVLKTPKYGDMAAEFLCNELKIQSQRDKEKLAEAKDLTYKEGFYNGVMVIGDFKGEPVADAKPKVRQQMIDAGLATPYAEPESEVISRSADVCVVALVDQWYLDYGEDSWKSSAFKLLGQMNTYQAETRNGFEAVLNWLNKWACARSYGLGSKLPWDPVWLVESLSDSTIYMSYYTVANLLHDDMFGKNPGPLGIKAEQMTDEVWEYVLGSGELPANSPVEPEKAAQLKYHFSYFYPVDIRSSGKDLIPNHLTFWIYVHAALFPEKHWPRAVRTNGHLMLNGKKMSKSTGNFLTMKEATKKYGADAARLTLADAGDDITDANFEETVANAAILRLHTACLWAEEMKSIESSLRTGEYNEFDRGFQAEQDAMIERAYEAFDQMEFKTALKAGLYDFENSRNWYRLISDPANGGQGMHRDLVFQWIRNNTLLIAPFTPHYSEHIWKNVLGETSNIQSAQFPKISGPIDKGILEQMDYMKGVVDKLRAAEATLGKKKGKGKSTTTYDSNKPKQSRIYVASKFPEWQEKAIELVKQAYDGKDVDDAKLKSGLQESGLLKDKKVMPFAQTMKRKVINEGISAFDRTLPFDELHTLKILVPYIQASAKFTKVDVLSVTEAQEILAKDPEKENYDSVKIEAAQPGIPESQFWNE; translated from the exons ATGGCAGCTACCATCAACCAGGATGCCAAAGCTGGTTCAGTAGTGGTCATGGAGAAG ACCGATAAGAGAGATTATCTTATCGCTTTAGAATCTTCAGCCCAAGAATCATGGAATTCCGCTCAATCATTCGAAGCtaatccaccacctttacctgaagGTATCAAATCGTATCAAGATTTCTTTGAGAGTGGTCAATCAATGGAGGAATTACAGAAGAAATATCCAAAATGGTTCGGTACATTTCCTTACGCTTACATGAACGGTTCTCTCCACTTGGGTCACGCTTTCACAATTAGTAAAATTGAGTTCGCCGCTGGGTTCGAGAGAATGAGGGGTAAGAAGGTCCTCTTCCCTGTCGGATATCATGCCACTGGTATGCCAATTAAG GCCGCTTCTGATAAATTGAtaagagagatggagatgttcGGTGAAGATTTCTCAGGATACaaagaagatgtggaagaatCGAACGACAATGCTGTTCCCGTCcctaccaccaccgcctTACCAGCCAAATCATTAGAATCTACCGATCCATCCAAAGGTAAAAAAGGAAAACTCAACGCCAAGTCAACTGGATTGACATATCAATTCCAGATTTTAGAGTTGATCGGTGTACCAAgggatgaattgaagaagttTGCCGATCCTTATTACTGGTTAAATTATTTCCCTCCTATAGCGAAGCAGGATTTGACTGGTTTGGGTGCAAGGGTAGATTGGAGAAGACAATTTCTGACCA CCGACGCGAACCCATACTACGATTCTTTCGTTCGATGGCAAATGAACACGCTTTACCAACAAGGTAAAGTCAAGTTCGGTAAACGATATACCATCTATTCGCCCAAGGATGGTCAACCATGTATGGACCACGATCGTCAATCTGGGGAAGCGGTCAATCCCCAGGAATACACCGCTGTTAAGATGGAAGTTCTTGAGTGGGGACCTGAAGTAAGCAATGAAGTCAAACAGGCCGtgggaggaaagaaagtatgGATGGTGGCTGCTACCCTCAGACCCGAGACTAT GTACGGTCAAACCAACTGTTTCGTCGGACCTAACCTCAAATACGGTCTCTTCGAATCAGCCCACAACGAACTTTTCCTCATTACCGAACGAGCCGCTAGAAATATGGCTTTCCAGGGCATCTTCGAAGGCGAGAGTGGCCGAGTTGCAAAAGTTGCGGATGTTGTTGGATCAGAATTACTCGGTACCAAAGTCTCTCCACCATTCGGTGTTGCTAAGGAAGTTTACGTTCTTCCTATGGAGGGTGTCCTCGctaccaag GGTACTGGTGTTGTCACTTCCGTCCCATCCGATTCGCCCGATGACTACCGAACTCTCATGgatttgaggaagaaagcaGAGATGTACAAGATCAAACCTGAATGGGCAGCCGTCGATCCTATCCCCGTGCTCAAAACACCTAAATACGGTGACATGGCCGCCGAATTCCTCTGTAACGAGCTCAAAATCCAATCTCAACGAGATAAGGAGAAACTCGCCGAAGCGAAAGATCTCACCTACAAAGAAGGGTTTTACAACGGTGTGATGGTCATTGGTGATTTCAAGGGTGAACCTGTAGCCGATGCTAAGCCCAAGGTCAGACAACAGATGATCGATGCTGGACTTGCTACACCTTACGCTGAACCTGAAAGCGAGGTCATCTCTCGATCAGCCGATGTCTGTGTGGTCGCTTTGGTAGATCAGTGGTACCTTGACTACGGAGAAGACAGTTGGAAATCTTCTGCTTTCAA ACTTCTTGGTCAAATGAACACTTACCAAGCCGAGACTCGAAATGGATTTGAAGCTGTCCTCAACTGGCTCAACAAATGGGCTTGTGCTAGATCATACGGTCTAGGATCGAAACTCCCCTGGGATCCCGTATGGCTCGTCGAATCTCTTTCAGACTCTACCATCTATATGTCATATTACACCGTCGCCAACTTACTCCACGACGATATGTTTGGTAAGAACCCTGGCCCTCTGGGTATAAAAGCTGAACAGATGACCGACGAAGTATGGGAATACGTACTTGGTTCTGGAGAATTACCtgccaactcacctgtcgAACCTGAAAAAGCGGCTCAATTGAAATACCATTTCTCCTATTTCTACCCTGTCGATATAAGATCCTCTGGTAAAGATCTAATACCTAATCATTTGACTTTCTGGATCTACGTTCATGCTGCGCTCTTCCCTGAAAAACACTGGCCAAGGGCGGTACGGACCAATGGACACTTGATGTTGaacggaaagaagatgtctAAGTCGACTGGAAACTTCTTGACTATGAAGGAGGCTACCAAGAAATACGGTGCGGATGCTGCGAGATTGACTCTTGCCGATGCTGGTGATGATATTACCGATGCGAA CTTCGAGGAGACTGTCGCCAATGCTGCtattcttcgtcttcatACCGCCTGTCTCTGGGCTGAAGAGATGAAATCGATCGAATCGTCACTTCGAACTGGCGAATACAACGAATTCGACCGAGGTTTCCAGGCTGAGCAGGATGCCATGATAGAACGAGCTTACGAAGCTTTCGATCA AATGGAGTTCAAGACAGCTCTTAAAGCTGGTCTATACGACTTTGAAAACTCTCGAAACTGGTACCGACTCATCTCCGATCCTGCCAATGGTGGACAGGGTATGCACCGAGATTTGGTATTCCAATGGATCCGAAATAACACCTTGTTGATCGCACCATTCACTCCTCATTATTCCGAACATATTTGGAAGAATGTTTTAGGTGAGACATCCAATATCCAATCGGCCCAATTCCCAAAGATATCTGGACCGATCGACAAAGGAATACTGGAACAGATGGATTACATGAAAGGTGTGGTCGACAAACTTCGAGCTGCCGAGGCTACCCTgggtaagaagaagggtaaaggtaaatctACGACCACGTACGATTCCAATAAACCTAAACAAAGTAGAATCTACGTCGCTTCGAAGTTCCCTGAATGGCAGGAAAAGGCTATCGAGTTGGTCAAGCAGGCTTACGACGGGAAGGATGTGGACGATGCGAAGTTGAAGAGTGGATTGCAGGAATCGGGCTTGTTaaaggataagaaggttATGCCGTTTGCTCAAActatgaag AGGAAAGTCATAAACGAGGGAATATCAGCATTCGATCGAACTTTACCATTTGACGAGCTCCACACACTCAAGATCCTCGTACCGTATATCCAAGCTTCAGCGAAATTCACTAAAGTCGATGTTCTTTCCGTTACGGAAGCTCAAGAGATCTTGGCCAAGGATCcggagaaagagaattaCGATTCGGTAAAGATTGAGGCTGCTCAGCCTGGTATCCCTGAGTCACAGTTCTGGAATgaatag